The region AAAGTTGTGTGATTAAGATTTATAACATAGATAATGTTATTTTCTTAGGGTGTAAAGTTGGTTATAAATAAGATCGGAAAAGGATTGGGTAAGGTCGCTAGTAAAGCTAGTGGTTTTCAGCCCAAATTTATTGAATGGAAGGATGCTACATCAAATGATATAGTTTGGAGATATCCAGAAGAAGTAATTCCTTGGGGTTCTACTGTTGTTGTTAAAGAGTGGGAGAGAGTCATATTCTATAGGGATGGAAAGGTCTACGGAATGCTTGGACCAGGTAGACACGTTCTCGATACACAAAACGTTCCGTTCCTACAAGGCCTTGTTGAAGGCTTCTATGGAGAAAGTATATTCAGGGCAATCGTTATATATGTCAATATCAACAGGATGCAGGGTAAATTCGGTGGAAAAAGCCAGACAGTAGAGCTCATACCCGTGAGCTTTCACGGTGTATACTACTATAGAGTAGCTGATCCCGTTCTATTTGTAAACAAAGTTGTTGGACCTGATGAAAGGTACACTCGAGAAGAATTAGATGAATACATTAGGAGCTATTTCCTCACAAAACTAATGTCATTCATAAGTCAATCAAGCATAAGAGACTTGTACATGAAGGCTGAAGAGGCTGGTAAAAGAGCTCTAATGATCCTCAGAAAAGCATTTGATGAACTTGGCCTTATGCTAGAGGATATGCAATTCGAAGGAATAGATGTACCTCCAGAATATAGAGA is a window of Ignisphaera sp. DNA encoding:
- a CDS encoding SPFH domain-containing protein yields the protein MVINKIGKGLGKVASKASGFQPKFIEWKDATSNDIVWRYPEEVIPWGSTVVVKEWERVIFYRDGKVYGMLGPGRHVLDTQNVPFLQGLVEGFYGESIFRAIVIYVNINRMQGKFGGKSQTVELIPVSFHGVYYYRVADPVLFVNKVVGPDERYTREELDEYIRSYFLTKLMSFISQSSIRDLYMKAEEAGKRALMILRKAFDELGLMLEDMQFEGIDVPPEYRERMFWILQGTSAAYLVQQETARKFAEAIEKTQAGGAAIGAGVVAIPWALQPPPPQAQQPSVAAVGGVATAPQQQAYVARCPHCGQGPLPSGARFCPFCGKQIKWCPNGHVASAEANFCVICGSKLG